In Nitrosospira briensis C-128, a genomic segment contains:
- a CDS encoding HesA/MoeB/ThiF family protein, translating into MNDNQLLRYSRHILLPQIGIQGQEALIRSHVLIIGAGGLGSPAAMYLAASGVGKLTICDNDEVDLTNLQRQIIHSTGRIGTTKTNSAKKTLAGINPEVNVITLNERMDEEKLLRVVANADVVVDASDNFSTRLAINQACIIRKKPLVSGAAVRFDGQVAVFDLSQGHSPCYQCLFPGTGENEDMRCAIMGVFAPLVGIIGCVQAAETLKILLNIGETLNGRLLRLDGLTMEWRSVKLNKDPACTACGTDEPVMI; encoded by the coding sequence ATGAATGACAATCAACTGCTGCGCTACAGCCGCCACATTCTATTGCCGCAAATTGGCATACAAGGGCAGGAAGCTTTAATTCGGTCACATGTGCTTATTATCGGTGCAGGCGGGCTGGGTTCACCTGCGGCGATGTACCTCGCTGCAAGTGGTGTCGGCAAACTTACCATTTGCGACAATGACGAAGTCGACCTGACCAATCTCCAGCGCCAAATCATTCACAGCACTGGTCGGATCGGCACGACCAAGACAAATTCCGCCAAAAAGACACTGGCCGGAATCAATCCCGAAGTCAATGTGATTACGCTGAACGAGCGCATGGATGAAGAAAAACTGTTGAGAGTCGTTGCGAATGCCGATGTCGTGGTAGATGCGAGCGACAATTTTTCCACCCGGCTCGCCATCAACCAAGCCTGTATCATTCGTAAAAAACCGCTTGTATCGGGTGCGGCAGTGCGCTTCGATGGACAAGTCGCCGTATTCGACCTAAGTCAGGGGCACAGCCCCTGTTATCAATGTCTGTTTCCCGGAACCGGCGAAAACGAGGATATGCGTTGCGCCATTATGGGTGTGTTTGCGCCACTGGTAGGTATTATTGGTTGTGTGCAAGCAGCGGAAACGCTAAAAATCCTGCTGAATATCGGCGAAACGCTGAATGGTCGTTTGTTGCGTCTCGATGGTTTGACGATGGAATGGCGTTCAGTCAAACTGAATAAGGACCCGGCATGCACGGCATGCGGTACGGATGAGCCAGTTATGATCTAA